AGAAGATTATAAGTATTGTGAGAACTATGTAGTATGTTATGTGTGGGAATCGCACGATAATGATATTACAATTTGAAAGCATTCTTGTCAATCTTTTCATAAATTTTGTACTTAATGAATATTTCAAGGATATTTTTATCCAGTTTATTGCACTTTGCCTCTTCTTCTAATATGGATAATGCTTCCTCGCATGAGATCGCCCTTTTATAGGGTCTATCCGATGCAATCAGGGCATCATATATGTCAGCTATCGTTATCATCCTTGATTGTATTGGAATATTCTCTTCTCCGGATATGCCAAAGGGATAACCGCTTCCATCAAGCTTCTCATGATGTTTCAGTACAATATCAGGAATATTCTTGAATTCCGGGGGCCATGGAATATCGCTTAAGAAGTAGTGAGTATGGAGAACATGACTCTCTATCTCTTTTCTCTCAATAGGATTCAGGCTACCCCTTTTAATTTTTAGATTTAGGGTTTCATTGTCAGTTAATAACTCAATTTTATTTCCCTCAATATCAAAACATTCCACTTGTTGAATATCATTCATGATTTCATTTAACATCCTTTCTGGATCGCCTTCAATAATTCTTGGTTCATTTAAGACCTTTACCTTATCCTTAATTCTCCTAATTCTTTGAAGTTTATCCTCTTTAATGAGGTTCATGCTCTCTAAATCGGGCACAATATCATTGAAAAGATTCCGATCCCTTGAAAGTAAACTCTCCTGCATTGTATAATGCAATTCAATAAATCTATAGAGATAGTTTAGCTTTAATATTAGATTTTCAAATTCCTTGGGGTACAACTTTTTTGCTTTCTTGAATATTGCTAAATCAATATAAACCTTGCCATAGTCATGAAGAAGAGATGCGTATTCTATCTCCTTAATCTCGTTCTCTGAAAAATGTGTATCCTTAAATGACCCGCAATCCTCTCTATCTATTGATCTTGCTATCTCCTTGCAAATCTCAGCAACCCTAAAGGAATGACCTGATGTGGCAATATCTCTTGATTCAATTGCGCTAACGGATGTCTTGACAAAGGCTTCAAATTGATTTTGAATCTGTTTAATCATCCTGTTGTTCTCGATTGCAATTGCAGCCTGTCCGGCAACAGCCTGCATTAGGCTCTCGTATCTTTGGTCAAAAGAAACAACCTTGGTTTCAAAGTCATTAGGATTTTCCAATTTAATCTCGTAAGCCGCGTTTTTCATTATTTGAGTATCCTCCTTGGTGTTCTCCTTGCTGTTAATGAGTTGTATTACCCCAATAATATGATCCACATGATTCTTCATTGGAACTACAAGCATTGACTTAGCCCTATAATTATGTGTTTTATCAAAGGAGGAGTTAAAGGATAGGGGATCCTCAGAAGACAATTTATAGACATCAGATATATTTAACACTTCACCAGTAACAGCAACAAATCCAGCGATGGAGTTTTTGTCAATTGACAATACATGCTCCTCAAAGGGGAGGTCCCGTTCAAAGGTATGAGAGTATTTAAACCGTAGTTGTTTTTTCCCATCCTCCGTCTCTTCAGCAAGGTATATGCTACCAGCATCGGCGCCAGTAATCTTTTTGCTGAGTAATAATATTGATTTCATCAGTTTATCTGTAGATTTTTCTGTTGAAAGAGCCATTCCAATATTAATCAAATCTTCCTGATCTCGTTTTGTGTCCAAAAGATGCAGAATCTGTTCATCCTTTAGATTGCTTTGCCAATATTTTTCCTCAATTTGCTGGAATGCTATTTGCGTCAAGATGTTGTATTCCTTTATCGATATTGTGGATGATCTGATATCGGAGATGTGTTTAATGTTATCTGAGTTCAGGGTTCCCAGTTCTTCTTCAGTACTAAATAAGATTACTTTATATGAAATATCCTTGAAATTGAATTCATTGAGGAAGGGGACTATCTCAAATAGATCCTCCTTGCCTAAAAAGAGGACTGCGAAGATTGGATTGTGCTTCTTATGTAATAAATGAGAAATCTTTTGTTTAATATCTACTAATATAAATGTATTATCTCTCAGAGTAGACTCATCACATATATATTCCTTTATCTTAGCTGATATAAATATATATTTTCTCATTTGTTGAGGCTTTTTTAATAGTTATATTTCTATTCTATAAAGTGCATTACACTAAGTAAACAAAAAATAGGTATCTTTATTCATTTTTGTATTACTTCAATTGATGAAATTGACTTATACATAATTAAAGAGATGAATAAGTTGTCAATTGGAAGGATATTGAGGAAGATTCGGGGTGTATTCTATTATTGTATTTGCTTTATAATATAATTCCAATTGAAGTATATAATGGTCCTAAATGGAAAATTTAAGAGTGCTATTAGCTAGGATTTATAACTTAATCCGATCTTATGTTTAACTTCCTCGATATTTTTTCTTGCAATCTCCTTAGTCTTTTCCGCCCCTCTCTGTAAAATTTGATATATCTCCCCTGTATCTTTACTGAGCATATCCCTCTTTTCCCTATAGGGTCTGAAGTAGTCCCACATTAGTCCGAATAACTCCTTTTTGACATCTCCATATCCAACTCCACCATTCTGATATCGACCTCGCAATTTCTCAGCCCTATCCCTATCTGCAAAGAGTTTGTATAACTGAAAGACAGTGCATCTATCGGGATCCTTTGGATCTTCAACTGGTGTGGAATCAGTGACAATCCTCATCACCTTTTTTTTCAGGTCCTTTTCAGATTCAAATATATATATTGCATTGTCATAGCTCTTGGACATTTTCAGTCCATCAATGCCGGGAATAATAGCAATATCATCAGAAATCAAGGGTTCTGGAAGCACAAAGGTTTCCCCATATGTTGAGTTAAACCGCTGAGCAATATCCCTGGTCATCTCAATATGTTGCTTCTGATCCTTCCCAACTGGGATCATCTCTGCCTGAAAGAGGAGGATATCAGCGGCCATTAGAACAGGATAGCAGAAGAGACCGCAATTGGGCACTATTCCTTTAGCAATCTTATCCTTATAACTATGACTTCTTTCGAGTAGTCCTAAAGATGTGTTGCAACTGAGTATCCAGGATAATTCAACCACTTCATGAATATCTGATTGAACCCAGAAGTAGCATTTATCAGGATCAATGCCAAGGGCCAGAAAGTCAAGCGCTGCTGATATCGTGTTCTTCCTGAGTTTTTCCCCATTCTGGATAGTTGTCAAGGCGTGATAATTAACTATGAAGCAGAACAATTCATGTTTACTTTGCAACTCTATCATCGGTTTCATCATGCCCATATAATTACCAATATGTAGTTGCCCGGATGGTTGTATTCCAGATAGTATTCTTGACATAGCTTTTTTCTCGAGAAGAACTAATGATTATTTATTAGGTTAATTGTTATGCCTTAAACATACTGAATTTTGTGTAATCATAAAGCAGTATTAATATCAATACGTGGTTTAACTGTATTTCTTGAATAATGGGAAGGGGAGGTGCTAATGGCTGTGGTGAGGCCATCTCTCTCCTATTCATCTCAAGAGTATTGAGAATTTACAGAGCAATTAAGTCAATAATAAAATTCTTTTTATTATCCTAAATCAATTTGGGATTAAAAAATAATCTGATACTTTATCATTTGGAATAATTGTATTGACTATTACATACACTTTAGCATAATTTTAACATTAAAATAGATTTAGTATTGTTCATTTGTGCTATATGGCATCATCCCATAAGTATAATAGTTGAATTAGTATTGGATAACATACTATGATAAATAATGAGATTCTGATATCATTACTACCACTAATTATTGTAAATAGCTCTGTAATAGCAGCGTTAATTATCTTTGCATTTCTTTACCCAAAGAGGCCTAATGATCCTGAAGTACTGGGACGTATGCATAAATCATTCATTGGTGTTTTTATAAGAGAATTCTGGTACTGGGTAGTCAATCCATTTATCTCTATCTTCAAGGCATTAGGATTGACTCCGAACATGTTAACAGGGATATCCTTAGTATTTGCATTAATATCAGGATATTTTTATTACAGAGGCGATTTTGCTTTAGCCGGTTGGGTCCTGATAATTTGTGGCACGATGGACCTTCTCGATGGTAGATTGGCTAGGGTTACCCAACAGGTT
The DNA window shown above is from Spirochaetota bacterium and carries:
- a CDS encoding HD domain-containing phosphohydrolase → MRKYIFISAKIKEYICDESTLRDNTFILVDIKQKISHLLHKKHNPIFAVLFLGKEDLFEIVPFLNEFNFKDISYKVILFSTEEELGTLNSDNIKHISDIRSSTISIKEYNILTQIAFQQIEEKYWQSNLKDEQILHLLDTKRDQEDLINIGMALSTEKSTDKLMKSILLLSKKITGADAGSIYLAEETEDGKKQLRFKYSHTFERDLPFEEHVLSIDKNSIAGFVAVTGEVLNISDVYKLSSEDPLSFNSSFDKTHNYRAKSMLVVPMKNHVDHIIGVIQLINSKENTKEDTQIMKNAAYEIKLENPNDFETKVVSFDQRYESLMQAVAGQAAIAIENNRMIKQIQNQFEAFVKTSVSAIESRDIATSGHSFRVAEICKEIARSIDREDCGSFKDTHFSENEIKEIEYASLLHDYGKVYIDLAIFKKAKKLYPKEFENLILKLNYLYRFIELHYTMQESLLSRDRNLFNDIVPDLESMNLIKEDKLQRIRRIKDKVKVLNEPRIIEGDPERMLNEIMNDIQQVECFDIEGNKIELLTDNETLNLKIKRGSLNPIERKEIESHVLHTHYFLSDIPWPPEFKNIPDIVLKHHEKLDGSGYPFGISGEENIPIQSRMITIADIYDALIASDRPYKRAISCEEALSILEEEAKCNKLDKNILEIFIKYKIYEKIDKNAFKL
- the trpS gene encoding tryptophan--tRNA ligase, which codes for MSRILSGIQPSGQLHIGNYMGMMKPMIELQSKHELFCFIVNYHALTTIQNGEKLRKNTISAALDFLALGIDPDKCYFWVQSDIHEVVELSWILSCNTSLGLLERSHSYKDKIAKGIVPNCGLFCYPVLMAADILLFQAEMIPVGKDQKQHIEMTRDIAQRFNSTYGETFVLPEPLISDDIAIIPGIDGLKMSKSYDNAIYIFESEKDLKKKVMRIVTDSTPVEDPKDPDRCTVFQLYKLFADRDRAEKLRGRYQNGGVGYGDVKKELFGLMWDYFRPYREKRDMLSKDTGEIYQILQRGAEKTKEIARKNIEEVKHKIGLSYKS